Within Vicia villosa cultivar HV-30 ecotype Madison, WI linkage group LG1, Vvil1.0, whole genome shotgun sequence, the genomic segment TCAAGGCCAAAGGCAGGATGGTGAACTCACAACCGAAAATACAGAGGAAAATTGTTAAGCATCGACTTAATAGTAAATAGTGCAACAATTAGTTAATCCTTCTTCAGATTATTAACTTTTGAATGCTATAAAGTATTTCATACCTCAGACATTATAAGCCAAGGGATTGGTCCAAGTCCTAGAGAGAACCCAATTACCATAACCTAAAAAAGGTGATAAATTTGATGAGTATTAAATATCTAAAAAATTTCACACAAAAAATATCTAGCTGAGCTCAAGAGAGATACCACAAGGCCAACAACAGATATCATTCCCAAAATGCTGAAATATTGTGAATCCTCAGACACAAGTTCCTGGTATCAATGAAACAAAGTTGTCAAAAGGATTGCCAAGCTACAAAACTGAATGTATCTATTACCATTACTTGTACCAACCTCCAGAAAGAATGCTATAGAAACAACGAGAAGGCTAACTGTCATTAAAGATGAGGATATCTGCACAGTTATAATGGTTCTCGAGTATTAAATTCCATTAGCATCTTGCAGTATAATGAAGTAATGAAAGCTATACTTCATACTCACTATTAAGAGCACCCTCCGCCCACTTTTGTCCACCAACCAAGTAGCTATTCCAGTAGCTATCACCTGGAAAAGAATGCTGATTATGAGAATTTAATTTACTAtagtatttttataaattaacacGAAACCCAATTTGTAGTCCAGTCTAGGCTTATTTTGCAACCTGAATAGCTCCAAGTCCAACGGTAGCAACACTGCTGGATGAGATTCCTGTTGCAATACAGAAGTCAAATACAGAAACAGATGCAAGTTAGATCTAGGAAGCATTATGACTGTCATTTAAATTCTTATTTTAGTTTCTATTACTAATAAGTGTCAAAACCCAAACCACCGAAAGAAAGACTAAGTAAAACAAAATGGAATTAGTCCTTTACATTCTTTTTGTTAAAAGCCAACAGCACGTCACTAGGATAAAAAACAGCTAGAGTCAATGAAACTATGCAGCTTTTGGTTGGGAAGGATCCAAAGAAGAGAATAGACACTAGAGACTAAGGGTACATTTGATGCACAACACGACATTTTATGATGCAACAGTTTGGTGATCAATACACAAcacaaaaaaattctaaaatttactGTAATAGTCTTTGTACTACACATTATTTATTTCCTACAAATATATGGTGTGTAATCATGTAATATAATACTCACGACTCAGTAGTGGAGAGCGGGATGGCCGCTATTCTAATTGTATACGCTCAACAATTGGAAAATTACTAAAAATTCATGAATTATTCATAATTagtaataaaacaaaacatacaAGTAGAAAACAACGGTCAAGAAAACAAACAAGTTTAAGGTCTTCAATCCCCAAAATACCCCATCTAAAACATTCCTTTTCTAAGGGTGTTTTTGGGTTTTCGAGGGTCCCTTCTCGGGTGCAGGTGATAGCACCGCTATTTGGCCACAATTGCAGCTGCAATTTTAATCCTCACGCTACAGGTAGAGAATATTTTATAGAACCCAAGATGAGAAGATTGATTCAAAGAGACTAGTATTAACTAATTATACTATTGAGGTGTTTTGGTAATTAGTGGGGTGTCTAAGTAATATGaatattttattagttattttagtAGCAATTTATAGTAAATTAATGATAGGACCCGAGATGAGAAGATTGATTCAAAGAGACTAGTAGTAACTAATAAAATACTCCCTTTCTTTTTTAATTgtcatttttttactttttacacaTACCATTGTTGTTACTTTTTAAgtaataatttttcttttaccAATAATACCCTCAACTATTTATTATTCCAATTTACTTTTTCTctctatataaaaaataattagggATAATTTTGACAAAGTCATAATCATTGCTACTTTGAATTCGAAAGTGACAATTAAAAAGAAACATGAAATTTTCATAAAAGTGACACTTATAAAGGAACAGGGGGAGTATTTATATTACTTAGACACCCCACTAATTACTAAAACACCTCAATAGTAAACTTAACTTAGTTACTACTAATCCTTTTGAATCAATTTTCTCATCTTGGGTTCTATCAATATGGTTTAAATCCACTTTTTCAAATCCAACACAATGAAGGCAACCCAAATGTTGCAATTAGGTGGCTAGGGGAGGACCACAATGAAGAAGGAAATCCCAACAATAACCATGTAAATTGTGTGTGTGCGTGTGGGCGTGCATTTCAATATGTCTCTATGTAAATTGCTACTATGTCTGGTACCTCACCTCTAGATTTTCTTACCCATAACTAGAAATCAAACATGGAACATTTTTTTCCTGCTCAGTTAGTTATTCACTATTTAGCTAGCCAAAATGGATCTAAATACTCAACTTGAAATTTACTTGATTTGAGACGTGTTGGTGCGTTACAAAAGACAAAAACACTAATTTGTGTTTATACTTGAACTATAatcttaatcctaattaaataatgaATTATGGACCAAGCCTCCCTAAGTTAGAGGCCGGAAGGAGCACATGACAATAGGATTAAATGATCCAAGACTTTTGACATAGGTTATGTCATTAGTTTAATGATGGTTAAAGGTATGGAGACTAATTATTAACCTTGACAACGGCATTATGGGGCAAGTTTAAAAGAACTAAATAGCAGAATAGAATAGATAGAGAGACTATAATGCTATATACTCTAAAAATGGTATTTACTTGATGCGAAGCAATAAAGCAGGATCACGGACAAGATACGAGTATTGGATACGATATGTATTTGATACGGCGATACGTCACTAAATGAATAATATAGGATCGATACATTTAAGACACATAAAAATTAAAGTAGACATCTAGATAAATCATAGTCTAACAAAAACCAAACACATGACACAACAATATTGctgaaaaaatgtgaaaagtcTGAAAAAGGAAGAAAGGAGCATGGAGATATGGTATACTGAGTCTAAAACTATCATTTATAAATAATGTTATatgtaaaaagaaaataatagttCATCagaattaaatttcaaattttggtaATTCTTAAGGAATTATGGGGAATAAAACCTATATTAAAAAATGACAACTATCAGGAAAAAGTTAAAAGGGGGTATCAAAGAGAATAGTCATTAAAAGGTGAGTGAATGATCattaaaaagaaacaagtatgatCTAAATGAAGAGTCACGTATCCGCAGCATATCGGAGCCATATAGCCGCTGTATCGCAGCGTATCGGATACAAATCGGCAGGGATTTTGAAGTATCCGACTATCCGTGCTTCATTAGTATGAGGTTATGcattaaaaaagaataaaacacTAATACTTGTTTAGAAATGTAATAGACTCTTGACCATAATTAAATAAGGAAATATAAGCAATCCAAGAAAACACCTAAGATGCTCTAAAATACAATAAAGATATATTGAGATATCTTTTATATATTCTAACCATAGACATGGAAACACAACAAATAAGTGGAGGTTTATAACTTAACACCTATTAAACATAAATTTTCCAATCTATCTCTAACATTTCAAACCATGTTGTATTATACTAGACATtgatatttcaagtacttgaaatTTTTAACTAATATCATCAAAGCTTCCCTGTCCTCTCATCCTCCCCTCCACACCAATATGAAAAATActagtattttaaaatttaaaagaatttAGTGATAACCTGCATTTGCAAAGATGCTAGTTGAATAGAACAAAACTCCATTAATACCACTCAATTGCTGAAGTACAAGTAATCCAATTCCTATCTGCAGGTGCTCAGTTAGTCAAAATCTACGTTTGACTTTTCAGATAAATCAAAACGTGACAATATCAGAACTAAGAAGGGTACGTATTATACCGATAAAGGGAACCAATATCTTTTCCTCTTGAGATCTGCAAATCGGATTGTAGCTCTTTTTCCAGTTGATGCCACAGCTCTCTAAAAAAAGTGAAGTGGTTAGAAGTGCATGTTTTTTACATGCATATTCTAAAATAACACTATTAAGTGCACAGTGTGTTTACTGGTGATATTTTACCTGGTTAGCAAAAATTAGCCATATAACAATAGGCAATTACGCCACATACCTTAATTTCATGTACTTCAACAGATATATCTGTGTCAAATCCTCTCAACACTTGCAACGAAGTCTCGCACTCATCCATCATCCCCATCTTAGCCTAAGATTCCCCATTGGcccaataaaaaatagaaaagaaaaagaaagaaaattagaATGAGTAATGCCTTGCCATCCCTTTTCTGGAAGGAACGTGATACTAACGGATATAAGGTACAAAATTCAATCAGTACAACGCATAACATTTGATCCATACCAACCATCTAGGAGATTCTGGTATGAAAAATAAGCCAGGTATTAATATTGTACAAGGCAAAATTCCTGCAATAGAACAAAGAGCATAAATATGTGTACAAATTAATGTTTTGAAAGATTAAACCATTATACAACATTGAATACTCTATGAACAAGGTGTTGAAGTACACAAACTATCCCCAAGCAAATTTACTTTTCCCGTCATAACTGACACTGTTTTACTTTATAAACCTGGCTCCTATGCTAAACACATATAATCCAAGCATTTTCCTTATTTTCACTTATATGAAACTTTGTACAACAAGGTCTTTAGGAATTTACCTAGGATTGCAAGCACTCTCCAGTTGACAAAAAGGCCCAACAGATAAGCCAGCATTATTCCGATAGTAACAGAGAGCTGAGCAAGAAATGTTACATAAATATTAAATACCAAATTCAATGCCTCCAGTccctttaatataaaaaaatcaaaagaaaaaacttGGGATACAGAAAGAAATAATTTTTCAACCTGATTCACTGATCCAAGGCTACCTCTCATGTTCTCAGGTGCTATCTCAGCTATATAAACAGGCACCTAAAAAAGGGGGAAAATAAACAAGTACACAGAAAGCATTAAATCAGCAATCAGAAACCTTCCAAATAGGCTCAACAAATAAAATGATCGAACAAAACAATCAAACTTACCACATAAGAAATAATTCCAACACCAAAACCTTCCAATAACCTCCCCATAAACAAAAAGGAAGAGTCCTATAAAACCAACAAGACATCATGTCAGGTTAAATCCCTGATCACACAAACAAAAGTAACAACAATAACTTATCAAAAAACCAAACCAATCATGCCACTTGCAAACATTAATACTTACTTTGGCAAAAGAAATGGCGAGCCACCCTATTATATTGGGAATTGAAGCAATCATCAATGACTGCAACATTCAAACAACACCCCATAAGCCAAAAAAACTCATCACAAATATTCCTTTATCAGaataaattcaaatcaaataaaCACCGCccaaaaaaattaagaaataccCCTTTGCGCCCCACGTATTCTGCTATCTGACCACTGGCTATAGCTCCCACCATCGCACCCACATTGGATAAAGATCCAAACAGAGAAAACTAtccaaaatcatcaacaacataagCCAGTAAACACTAAGAATAAAAACTATAAAGAATAATCCTAATCATagaatcaaacattaaaaaaaataaaaaaaatacctctgaaaccGAGAGTTTTAGATCTTTGATTATAGCTTGTTGCGTTGGAGAAGAATATCCACACTGAGGacaaacacacacacaaaaaaaattcaaaatcaataatGATTTGTTTTTTTACCGCAATTAAAACAGAATTGGGAATGAATTGAATGGGAGCAAACCGTGAAACCGAATTGAATGGGACCCAAAGCAGCGATGAGGACACAGAAGAGAACAGAAACGGAGCCATCGCGCAAAACCTGGGTAGTGGAGGACCCCGCAACGCTGGATTGTCTGGAACCCATTTTATACCAACTTCCCGTATGAAGGAACGGTTTCTGAAGGTCCCTTCCATCGCCGCTGTCCTCTCTGAAACTCATTCTTTCCTCCTCCTCCTTCTTCTTCCTCGAAAGATTTATACGTTTCACCGAAacggttttattatttttagcctTCAGGTGTTTGCGAAAATGCCCCAACTAAGGGTTTTGGAACGTGGTGCTGAGCTGTGATAAAGTGTCGCTTACCGAATTTTAGATGACAGATCGGAGATTTGAGATGTCACGTTGGTACAGAGGAATAATAAGTTTGGTTGGGTTCCGTGGTTCTTATCTTCTTGTGATGTGGCACTGGTCGGCGACAATTTATGATACGATGTATGTTATTTGGATTTTGCATGTGATGTGT encodes:
- the LOC131640225 gene encoding sugar transporter ERD6-like 6, which produces MSFREDSGDGRDLQKPFLHTGSWYKMGSRQSSVAGSSTTQVLRDGSVSVLFCVLIAALGPIQFGFTCGYSSPTQQAIIKDLKLSVSEFSLFGSLSNVGAMVGAIASGQIAEYVGRKGSLMIASIPNIIGWLAISFAKDSSFLFMGRLLEGFGVGIISYVVPVYIAEIAPENMRGSLGSVNQLSVTIGIMLAYLLGLFVNWRVLAILGILPCTILIPGLFFIPESPRWLAKMGMMDECETSLQVLRGFDTDISVEVHEIKRAVASTGKRATIRFADLKRKRYWFPLSIGIGLLVLQQLSGINGVLFYSTSIFANAGISSSSVATVGLGAIQVIATGIATWLVDKSGRRVLLIISSSLMTVSLLVVSIAFFLEELVSEDSQYFSILGMISVVGLVVMVIGFSLGLGPIPWLIMSEILPVNIKGLAGSTATMANWLVSWIVTMTANLLLTWSSGATFAIYMVVAAFTLVFTALWVPETKGRTLEEIQFSFR